In Cryptomeria japonica chromosome 5, Sugi_1.0, whole genome shotgun sequence, the genomic window TTTAGTTAATATTATCAAATATAAAGTTTGAAGCGATAAAGTGGTCATTGTGCAAGTTGGCCGTTTGGGTTTGTGTTTCGACTTGATGTGTCAGAGGAGTGTAGTGTGCTCTCATTGAAGATAGCATGTGTATGATCATTGGGACCAGATGGGTCAATATTGGGAAACACATGACATTTTCCTTCTTTTGGAGTAGCATGTGGGCTATTAGACCTAACCTATTACACGATTGGTTAAGTAATTTAATGTGGTCGACTTACagatattgtaattatattttagGTTGACATATGAATGTAATTATCattgtatgtgcatgtgcatgtgtatgtgtatgcatctttgtatgtgtatgtgtatgtgtatgtgtatgtgtatgtgtatgtgtatgtgtatgtgtatgtgaatgtgtatgtatatattattgtatgtgtgtgtgtgtgtgtatgcgtaTGCGTTGTGAATAACATTGTGTGCAGTTTTATCAAAAGATCATATGCACCATGAGAGGGAATTCTGATGATGATCATAATAGATAGGAGTTGAGTATTTAGTCTTGAAGGTCTACAATTCATCTTGTGTTTTCTTAATTGAGGGAGTGTCTTCGATAGGTTGGTGCCTAAAAATTCATTGTAAAGGGATTTGTGTCTCTAATGGGTTGGTGTCCATAAATAATTGTAAGTTTCATATTCATTTGTGAGGATATTCTCACCAccatttttcccttttgggtttccatataTATCTAGTGTTCTCTCTTGTGAAAATGTGTTTATGTTTATCATTTGCTTAGTGGTTTTAATGATAAAGTAAGATCCAAAATTGTTGGTAATGTtaagttggatttgaagttgagaATTTGTAATACCTGATTCATCCCCACCTCTCAATATATTGTGTGCCCTTAAAGTATAATTGAGTGCTCTATAAATTTTATTAGAGCAGTTTCCTTCGGATATAGACTAACCACTTGAGAGAAGATCTAAAAGAGCACATATGACCAAACACAAAGGATATGGATTCTCATCAAACAAGACACCATTATTTgatggaagaaattatgtattttgaAGCATTAGGATGAAAATATATTTAAATGCCCTAGGTTATGATATTTGGTAGCTAGTTGTAAATGGTTGCATAGCCACTACAACTCTACCAACAAACaagtaagaaagaaagaaagtgaaAATAATGCGAAAGCCAAGAATGTGATTTAGTGTGGATTATCCAAATCAGAGTTCATAAAAGTTATGCATTGCAAATCAACTAAGGACATGTAGCATAAGCTTAATAATATCGATCAAGGAGATGATAAAGTGAAGAAGGCAAAGCTTCGAACCCATCGAAGACAATTCCAAATCcttaagatggaagaagaagaggacataGCCTCCTATTTGCTTCGCGTTGATGAGATTGTGAAAACAATAAGAGGCCTTGGTGATTGAAGAAGTTGTGATTATACATAAGGTATTAAGGTCCTTTCCCTTAGGATTTAATTCTAAAGTTTCAACAATTGAAGAAATGAGAGATCTAGAAAAATTGACAAAGGACGAGTTGTGTGGGATTCTTACGGCTTAAGAAATGAGGATTGAAGGCAAGCCATAAAAAAGGGAGGTGGCCTTCAAAGCATTGAGGAAGGGAAACAATAAAGTATGTGAACCAATTGATAGCTCAAgcaatgaaatagatgaagaagaagCCCACTTCATGAAAAAGCTAAAGAAAGGATCCAAGAAGTGTCAAGGTAAGTTACCATTCAAATGTTTTGATTGTGGTAGAATACTTCATTTTTCTAAAACATACGatttttccacaatccatgatagtTGTTAGTTTTTGCTTTTGGTTTTGATTGTGTGAGATTTTTGCATCAAAACCACACACAATCAAAACCAGAAGCAAAAACTAACAATTCATTTTTCTTCTAAATGTTCGTAGAGTAAGAGTAAAAGTAGTGAGGATGAAGAGGATCACTACATAAAAAAGGAAGAAAACATCATCAAAAGAAGGGCTACAAACAAGGTCAATATGAAAAGATGAAGGATTTTCCTAAGTAAAAAAGTAGTCTTAATTCAAGAAAAGACAATAGATCATCAGAGGAAAGTGATGAATAATTTTTAAAcaatgatagagaagaaatacTCTTCATGGCATTGGAAGCAAATGATGATagagatgaaaagaaagaagaaaaatatttaaaagaagtGTATAGTGAAGATGAAAAGGAAGTGGGCCTTCAGGAAGAACTCCATTATGCAAGACTAGAGATTATTGTTTTCAATTATCTATACACACTTCTATGAGTTTACGTAGGAGTACATTGTTAGtgtatataatgacattatgaaaCTAGTTAGCTTTTAGCCTACCTAGGAGAGTCTTGTTCGCGCTAGTTAAGTCTTCACTTAAGAATTTTACCTTTTTGTCTCATATCATGTGGTTGAGACACATGTACTCACCTTTTGAGACACCTATTTCATGTGTATATGATACCTCTGTCACACTTGTCCCATGCACATAATTCATCATGAACACATGTCCTACATTCTGAAAGGAGTTTATAGTCCACACCTACCTTCTCATTTCACCACTTTTCTATATATTCAAAAGGATCATAAGTAATTACATGCTTTTTGGATTCTCACATATTGTAtgaatatattgtatatttttggcTTATTTAAAATCTCTTGTAGAAGGCTTATCATTATTTTACAACATCTATTGGGTTGTGAGGATCAAATATTTGACCCCAGTATATACATGTCTCTTTGTTGTATATCAACAACCCTACCAAAGTATTTATATTACTAACTTATTAcaaaattaaatatcattatttACATTTTTgttctaatatttaattataaaattgaaTATCATTATGTTAATTTCTAGATGTATATTGAACTATGAAGTATAACAAATTTTAAGGCATTCAttcaaattatttcaatttttaatcGAACCATGGACCTACATGGAAAGAACCCAAAGCCCCAACTTGACTACACCAACTCTTCAACATTAATTTTTCTAAATTCGCTTGACTACACCAACCATTGAGACTACAAAACAAACCTCacaaattttcaaataattaatctcaacaaatattCATAATTCTTCTAGATTAGCTCTACTTGTTATATTAAGACAaactaaaccaaaaaaaaaaaattattgtctttTACAACTTTATTAAACCCATTTTAATATTCATGAaatcttttatgattttttttgaaaaatagattTTAGATTTGAAGTGGACTTgtggaaacaaaacaaaaaacatttgAACCATAGCATAGCGGTACAAAATATGGATAACTATAAGAGCCACAACAGGCAGGCAAGTCAAACATTGTATGCACACAGTACCAAACCATGAAGATGCCATGCAATTTTCTTCCCAGTCCGCCACCAACAAGAAAAAATCCTCACCGTTTTCACACCCAATTCCCAGATATCTTCCAAGATCCAGACCCAATTCTCTGAAAATCCAGAGCCAGCCATGAATGACTGATTCTCCCATCTGAAATCCTATATAGAAAAACAGAAAAACTGGGAACAGAGGAAGCAAGCAGAGCAGAGATCACATATCAGGGCGAATAAGCTTGGTAAGCAGAGCAGCGAGAAGGGCATCTCTATTATCAGCACGGGCATCTTGCCTGGCCCGTCGCTGTTCCTCCCTCTCCCTCCATGCCCGCTCCATGAGCAGCCGCTCCTTCTCCAGCCTCTCCATCGTATCCCgccactccctctccctctcccgtCGCTCTGCCTCCCTAAACTCCACCGATTCACGCCACTGCATTTCAATCAACTGCTGCTGTTTGAAGAAATCCTCAAGAATTTCATTCATGCTGTTGGCCCGGGACTTCTCTGCAGTCACGCGGAGCCTGTCCTTGTCTGCGGATTTCTTCTTCTTCGCCATCCCCACAACCTCCTGACTTCCCTCCTCCTCTTCCCCCTCCTCTTCTCCCTCGCCCTCCTCAGACCACTCCTCTGCAATTTTCACAAGTCCCCTGTTCTTCCTCTTCCCACAAATCCCTTCTTCGGCTTGATCAATCTGAGCCCGCTTTCCCGCCTTGTCAGTAAACAGGGCATGGAGCTCGTCGAAGAATGGGCACTGGCGAGATCCCAGGTCTATCTCAGGGGAAGTCTCCTGCAATTCGGGCACCAGAGTGTTAAAAACAGGGGAGAAATGAAAAAAACAGGGGAAGGGAGTAATTAAGTAATTGGGAAGTGTGTGCGCTAACCTTGTAGCGAGCGACCAAGTTCTTCCATTTGCATTTGCATTGATCTGCTGTGCGTCGGTAGCCCATCTCCGTCATTTTGGAGGCCACGAGCTCCCAGAGATTCTTGTTTCGCTTGGTGTGCACAAAGTTGTGTTCTAGCTTTGCTCTCAGGGCGATGAACCCTCTGGTCTCTTGCTGACTCCATTGAGCCATTCGGTCGTACCCGAATCCATATCCATACCCATATGATCCGTCGTTCATTTTCAATTCCGTCGACTCTTCTCCACCCAATTCCATTTTTTTTCTCTGGATTTTCAGCGCACAGAAGATGTTTTGTGTTGGATTTGATCATGGTGAGCCAAATAGGCACAAGAGGAGCGTGTGAACGAGAGCAGGCGCCGCCATTTCCTACGCggagaagagaatagaagagaaCGCGGTGATTAGCTGGTGTAGGGTGGGTCAATGCCGTGTGAATGAGGCAAACGACAGACCACGACAAATGAGGCTCCTCTCCACGTATTCACGCCATTTTTCATGCGACATTTCGGCGTTACTGCAATGGTGTCAAACTTAGTACGGGGACATGATTCATCATTAACACAACTAATACAAAGACTATTGCCTCTTAATCTCCACTTTAAAAACGTGGTTTTGTAACATGATTTTTTTTATTCAACAAATCCAAGCTATATAGCAATACTATGGTGGTATTGCATTATGTTGTGAAAATGGTTTAGTTGGAGGGTGTTTGGTGTAATGATAAACTCGTTGTTGCTGTAATGAGATAGTCGTCGTAATAATGATAGAGTCGTTGTAGTAGTCATCTAAATGGTGACAAGTTTGATTCTTCAACAACATAAAAAAGTATCAGAAAAGTTTGAAATTGTTACAATATCTGACTTaaaaaaggtgacaaatatttaaTTCATCAGTTTAAAGACGAGCATAAATTATTACTACAAAATTGGAATTAGGAGGAAGGCCTCGATCATCATGGTTACCTCAACCTCCATCTAATATATTTTTCACTTCTTACACTGACTCTAGCTAATAAGAGTCATATAATATCATGTTCTTTCTTGAGGCTATCTTGTTGTTGATCCAAAATACAAAGTAAATTCTAAATATTCCTCAAAGGTGAATGACAAGTTTTAGGTAGCAAAACTTGCCTTGGTTAGTAGGGGCTACCCCTACTATTGAGAGGATGCAAGAGAACAATAAGTAAACAACAACCATTCATTTAGCAACATGCAAGTAGAGACTAGTGAGAAGGATGTCTAATTAGTGATAGAGGAAAACCTTTGTACTAGTTACAAGAGTAGCATCAAGTGAATTCACAATGACCATATTGTTGCCCCTAGCAAGGGGATCTATCACAAGGATAAAAGGAAGGAGAACCCTAGTAATAATGCAGGGAACATTTCATTCATGTTCCAATAAAGTCTAAATATCTTGAACTTGAAGGGTCACTTTATTGGACCAAACTTGAATTTGCATGAGTGCATTAGAAACCACTAGCAACTTGAAGTGAGCAACAAATTTAGCAAAGATTTCCCCCCTTCCTTTCTTTACCATCTTCAATGAATTGGCCATCATTCTATATAGAATCATTGGTAAGGTGACATTAACAAAAATATAGCACAAGTGTCTAAGCAATGGGatataagaatcaaaatttgatGATACTTTTTTTATGAACCTTCTttagatgtttttcaatcacatATAATTATTTGATATTGTCTTCTAGATTATATTATGTTAGTTACTTATATGTTGTGTTACAATTTTCTTTTATTATGtaaatatgtttaatttttaattgGGTGTATAGGTATAGATCTCTCCATCTATGATTAATCTTGAAATAATCAATTTGGATAAATGTATTATGTTTGAACTCTTGTTTCACTTGATCGTGAGTTGCGAGATTTTACCTATGTAGTCATGCGAATCTTGATCTAAGTCAATATCTTTTGTAAATTTATTTAAGAATGAAAATTGATTAAATCTGTGTGAGTGTTATGCATATGTTACTTAGCTCTTCTTGTATTAGTATTTATTGAGTATTCATAAAGCTTGCAAAATATTTGCACAATAATTAGAATGCAATTAATTCAAGACATAGGTTAATAGATTTTAATCATATTCACCTTAAAATAAAGTGCTATACAAATAGAATTAGTTAAATGAAATAAGGTGAAAGTGCTATACAAATAGAATTagttaaatgaaattaaaaaaggTTAAATAAAACTATTAGAAATGTTATACATTAGCCATTTGAAATGAAAAATTCTTTTAAGCAAAATATCTACTTAATAGTTTGGATGTGAAAAGGGCAATAAGCTATTTGGACGTTTAGGATTTTTTGTAAAGGAGATGCAATTTAAAAATAATTGTTCTTTTTCTTGCTTGACTTTCTCCTCTTCTTTATGTATGAGATTCTTTTTTAAAAGATTGGTGGGAAACTTTTTGTGTGTTTTGGAGCTTGGATTAGAACCTTGAAGATGATtgccaaaggttattatgataaaCACCCCTTGTCGAAGGTATTTCTCTTTTTATGAATATattttgtttaaatattttttttcattttctatgattcACATTAAGTGGATTGCTTATGGCTTTCTTATATTGGGATAGATTTAAAATCGAATTATAAATTAGTTTGTTGTGCAATTTAAAATTGTGtgttttgatatttttaaaatCATAATATATTAGAATTATGGCAAAAAAAGTAATAAATCATTATGTGATTTGAAAAGAGTAATATCATCATTGTTTTTTTCTAACAGGTACCTTTTGATTTTAAGATTTTTGTGTTTTAAGAACTAAAGAAAATCCAAAGTTTATCAATGGTGAAAATAGAAATTTGTACGAAGATGGAATTTTTTGAAAAatgtaaaaaaaagaaaagaaatttataCCATATGtatttattatattttgtgggatAAATTAGTCTCCCATGAAAACAATCTTAACTATGACTTGGAAATCCATGCAAAACAAGTACTCGTTCCATTTTAAAATGGGGTACCCATTTCTAATTACATCATATTTTTGTTGGCATGTTACCggtaaaggattgttggtgatgatatattgatggactgttggtgatgatataactatGATATGATGATCAgttaattgtgttgtcattgatggcaaccatatttgtccatgttttTTTATGCTTGGTATGCCATCTAAGTCTAATGGTTAAGTCTAACCGGtgatggattgaattggattgagttGCAAAACAAAATTGCCTAGTGACAGTGAACCGATAAGTAGGAATAGTGAAGGAGATGATTGCGGTAGTGATCCGTGTTGAGtcaggtgttgcagtttggaatgtgtgcttatgacatcataagGAGTCTATGAattgaaccacatcatgtttggagaaccagaagtcatgttttTAATTGACTATTGCataatcagctagggtttgagaaccggtataAAGATATTTGAccggtgatgatttatggtttggcagtgattcttttcatgttcataagttgatggtGACGTGTCAGAATccgtgtgaagagataagatgttgttttggtgcatacaaggatcaaatttcttgggaagcagCGAAGTGCTTAGCgtaatgtgttaagggtttgacaacttattagatcgatgtgcggtgatgagttatgatcattcaatgactgtaattgtcttataatttgttgtaatgatttgtatgatgatctgtaatgatttataatgatctgatatgatctatgatgtagattcattgtaggttagggttttgtaaccaacctaattgtaaaatatatttaggtcaagtttgagaaggttgagCGTGTTGGTGATCAAAGAAGTGTGTGTCTCGAACCAGATTGAGAAGTCTAcatgagagaagcagattggagctgacaaggatctATAATATCAAGCTATGAAGTTTGAGtccagatcatttatctattgtttcctaacagttgcaacaacattaaaatcccttgaccgggtaggtcctaacatgcctgatcttgtaaatcccttcaccgggtggctcgttagtttgggtttaaatcctccagcgaggttactcctaacagggtaaagcttataacagagctaagttgtaaaatcccttcaCTTGGTGACTTCTAACAGGGTTTTctcttaaccgggctaggctcctaacagggcgcattccgaaagagtgcatattttgtgggtattgattcccaccgtgatttttcccatttgggtttccacgtgaaaaatcgttgtgttcatgttgtggatggattatgcatttgatgtctttactatattttcttaatgatgaacacttaagttgctactggtaatgttttggtaaatttgcattaagtgattgtttgatcagctatcggtactggttatgaactattttgtgaagtattgttcagattggtgaaagtttgcAGTTTCCtgatatcactgattcaccccccctctcagtgttaaccggatcctcacattaacaattggtatcacaacattaggtcctctttgtgtagaagcttaactgcttgaggaagagatctgaggaagatgatgaagaaggagggtcccaaactcactaaggacaactacaaaatatggagtgatagaatgaagatatgtATCAAAGGTAAGGGTGCTCAGTTCTGGCAGCATGTTACTACTTAGTATGTACCTCCTATCGGTCCTTTGACTGCAGATCAGTTgaaggagaaacaagaaaataTTCAAGCACTGAAAGCCATAATAAGTACACTGGCTGATACTGAACATATTGATGTCCATGGCTTAGAGActgcttttgaagtttgggagaagttagaattaatctgtggtggtgataagcatgttcaaaaggctaaagaagagagtcttagaggaaagtttgatgatatgagaatgatggaaggtgaAAATATTACTCAATATGGACAGAGGATTAAAGAGGTTGTCAGTggaatcaaaagtgctggtggtactatagaagaagacactgttgtgagtaagatgcttagaactctattgcctgcctatgccatcagagtgtcttctattcaagagttgaggccagttactaaggataaggttacaattgattctttgattggtaagctcactgcttttgagttaaataattttgataatagtgtacctaaGACAAAATATGTTTTTAAAGCATCTGTATCTACTGTACCAGTGAGAAAAGGGAAAtatgtttgtcaaagtcatgaatgTAGGTCAAGTCATCTTGGTGGTAGTAAAGCTAATgtggatgatgaaggtaatctgatggaatttgaagctctattggctaaaagacttcctagaggcactagtaagtacaaAGGTGAGTTGCTtctcaaatgtttctcttgtaacgaGATAGGACACATTGATGCACACTGTCCTAataatgatcaaaaggaaaagtttataaaatacaagggaaaaggaaagaaacagtgttatgttgcagttgatgaaggtgctactaatgaggaatctgaggatgaagacaatgaggagattgtttttgttgctTTTAAGGAAGATTTGtttgataagaaggctttagtatctcacattgacaacaatgatgaatggattattgacagtggttgctcacaccacatgaccggtgataagaataAGTTTATTTCTtttaaagaatttgatggtggtgtagtaagatttgaaaacaattcaccttgtatgtttaaaggtaaaggttctatctctttgaatagtacaagtaatgttgatgatgtattttgggttgaaggtttaaaacataacttgttgagtgttggtcagttgaatgacaacttggttatcatcttgagtttaagagtggagtgtgcaggatcttaggatgcaaaggagaactgattgctaccggtaagaaaactaaaggtaacttattccatctgaatgctaatgCGAATAGTTgcttggttgctaaggttgaagataacTGGTAATGGCATATaagattttgtcatgtgaactttgataatgtggttaaggtcagcaAATCTAGtgtggtgagaggtatgccacaaattgttaaaccagacaatgtgttgtACAAATAATGTCAgctgggtaagatgactacatattctttagatttggtgcacactgacttatgtggtcctatgaggactagaagtttttatagcaacaagtatttcatgatatttactaatcatttttttagaatgatgtgggttacttttctgaaggaaaagtcagAAGCTTTCAACAACTTCAAGgaattcaaggccttagtagaaaaggaaactggtaagaatcttaagtgcctgagatctaagcagggtggagagtttacatctgatgagtttgtgagatattgtgatgaaaatggaataaagaggcagttatcttctccaaggacaccacaacagaatgaaattacagaaagaagaaacataaccaTTGTTGAAGCAACAAAGACTATGCTGATAtagggagatgtacctaagatgttttggagagaagcagtcaacactattgtatacacattgaaccaggtactggtgaagaaaggtaatgaaaatacaccttatgagttatggtatggtagaactcctagTGTTAGTTACTTCAAAGCTTTTGGCAACAGAtattttataaaaagagatgattgtattggtaaatttgatgctaagagcgatgaaggaacatttcttggatactccactaagagaaaagctttcaagtgttacaacaaaaggacaaagaagattgtggagagtgtgaatgtaaaaattgatgaattttctgaTTAAATTGATGATACCAGCAAATCTGATCCAACAGATGATGAacacaaacttgtgtttattgaatcgGATGTACAAAAAGATGTTGAACAGAACAGTGCAGATGAAGATGTTCAACCGgtagatgaagaagaacaagaacaagaagaggttgttGCATCGGAACTGGTAattcctagatatgtaaggttaaatcattctgaagaccagataataggtgacaagaatgttggagtgcagactagaaggaaaattagagaaagCTCTTGTCTGCTTTCTACAATTGAACCAAAGACAGTtaaagaagctcttaaggatgatgactggttaaatgcaatgaatgaagaacttgaccagattgagaaaaacaacacttggtcacttgttcctagacttgaTGATAAAAACGTGATTgctacaaagtgggtatttagaaacaagatgaatgaagatggagaagttgtaagaaacaaggcaagactactatgcaaagggtatgcataggaagaaggtgaagattatggagagacctttgcaccggttgctaggcttgaaggagttaggatgctacttgcatttgcagcttttaaaggctttaaagtctatcaaatggatgtaaagtcaacatttctgaatggtattcttgaagaagaggtgtatattgaacaaccagatgggtttgcattgtcagaagataaggatatggtatgcaaactgcataaggtattatatggattgaagcaagcacctacaacatggtttgaaagacttcatgcacatctgataaagataggatttcaaagaaccagtgaggacaataacatttatttgaagactgaaggagacaagatgttggttgtagaagtatttgttgatgatatcatatatggtggaaatgatgatatgagtatgacttttgcagatgagatgaagaaataatttgagatgtctcttataggtgagattaaatttttcattggattGCAGGTCCAACAACTGAAAGGTGGTATTTTTATCTGCTAgcctaagtatgtgaaggaagtgttaaagacctttggaatggaagactataaaccggttggaacacctatggttactggttgcagattgtcaaaagaCGATGATCCACCCtctgtggatgagaaggaatacaagtccatgattggtaaattgcattatgttgttcataatagaccagatattgtccatgcagttggtttagtagcaagatttcagaagagccctaaggagacacatatgacaacagtgaagaggatattcagatatcttagagggacagttgattatggattatggtatccatatagagacaatttttctttgtaggtattcactgatgctgattgggcagggaatgtagatgaccgaaagagcacaaccggtgatgcattctttctaggtggtagactggtagcttggaccagtaagaaacaaacttgtatatctcagtctatagttgaagcagaatatgtggttgcatccatgaattgtacacaaactatatggacgagacatgtcttggaaggtttCAAGCAAGATATGCAAGAAccggtgatcatacattgtgataacactagtgctataaacatttatAAGAACCCGGTActgcatgcaaggactaaacatattgaattgaagtatcactttctgagagaaagagtacaggaaaagaaagtgagattggagcatgtatctagtaAGGAGCAAttggtagatatattcactaagccatttcctaaggctacctttgaatatcccagaggtaagttaggggttatacccctacccaaggtcaactaagaagatgtggaagcatcaatctagtggactcatTGAATATATTTCACTATAGATtgatactccttagggggagcagctaaGATGATGACataagatgcctttgcacctttggcattgttataaaagggggagaagaaatgtaacagtcattgggagaagaaatatgataggAGGAGAAGAACTGATTACCAGACAGTGATGTACAAAAAACATAACAGGtttcatgatgagattttggtgttgtcatcaatgccaaagggggagattgttggcatgttggcataattgatggagatgatggtgtactggtaaaggactattggtgatgatatattgatggactgttggtgatgatataactatAATATGATGatcaattaattatgttgtcattgatggcaaccatatttgtccGTGTTTGTTTATGCtcagtatgtcatctaagtctactggttaagtctaagcggtaatggattgaattggattgagttGGAAAGTAAAATTGCCTAGTGACAATGAGTCGGTAAGTAGGAATAGTGAAGGAGATGATTGCGGTAGTGATTTGTGTTGAgtcaggtgttgcggtttggaatgtgtgcttatgacatcataaggagtctatgacttgaaccgcatcatgtttggagaaccaaaagtcatgtttgtaattgattgttgtataatcagctagggtttgagaGCTGGTATCAAGATCTTTGATCGACGATGATTTGTGGTTTGgcagtgattcttttcatgttcataagttgatggtGACGTGTCAGAATccgtgtgaagagataagatgatgtTTTGGCACGTACAAGGATTGAATTTCTTGGGAAGc contains:
- the LOC131028171 gene encoding trihelix transcription factor GT-3b — encoded protein: MELGGEESTELKMNDGSYGYGYGFGYDRMAQWSQQETRGFIALRAKLEHNFVHTKRNKNLWELVASKMTEMGYRRTADQCKCKWKNLVARYKETSPEIDLGSRQCPFFDELHALFTDKAGKRAQIDQAEEGICGKRKNRGLVKIAEEWSEEGEGEEEGEEEEGSQEVVGMAKKKKSADKDRLRVTAEKSRANSMNEILEDFFKQQQLIEMQWRESVEFREAERREREREWRDTMERLEKERLLMERAWREREEQRRARQDARADNRDALLAALLTKLIRPDM